Genomic DNA from Epinephelus moara isolate mb chromosome 24, YSFRI_EMoa_1.0, whole genome shotgun sequence:
GCACGATGCAAACACGCCAGGCTCCTGTGTACACCGATGCATGGTATCATCTTGGTGTCTATGAGGTGCCGTATTGTAGTCAAACACACATGAGCTCTGACCAttatggtgtttctgtctcccctttaaaaaagaaatgagtGGAGGTCAAACACCAAGATACATGAAACATTCCAGAGTCACATCTGTTTGGTGAAATAAAGTCAATCTGTCCAGTCAGTGGAGGTGTAGAGTTACACATTAAACCTTACAACTGATCCAAGGGTGACCTGTACACTCTGCTGCAAAGGTTTGTTAGACTCAGACGTGCTCCTCTTCACACCTTTGGCTTACATAACTTTCCAAACTGTTAGAAAACTATTCCAAGGCGCTAATTTATGACTGGCTAAGTCCTGATAAAGGCAGCACGGTGATGCAGtagttagcactgtcgcctcataGCAGGAGGGTTTCAGCTGGCCCTTCTgtgaggagtttgcatgttctccccatgtcagcgtgggtgaCTGTCAATTGCTCGTGTGAACATGAGCGTGatgctgtgtctgtctgcatgtgtcAGCGAGATAGTCCGGCTATTTGTTCAGAGTGTTCTCCACCTCtggcccagtgtcagctgggataggatCCAGACCCtataaatatattcagttacaACTAAGTCCTCCATTCAAATCATATCATCTTAATCAactaaagtacaagtaccccAAAACTTAGTACACAGTACAGAAGACcggggttggttgtcacacGGGTTGGTTGTCAAAGTGCTTATTGCAGCCACACTTttgtgcaacacacacaaaacactgagGTGAGGAGATATTCTGTAATATTTATGGGTCAGattatgtttgtgttgtttttgcatAAAGCTTGTAGGTTATTagttatttaaaaatcaaacttaTTTAAAAGGTTAAAGGTAATAGCTTTGATTTGAGTCAACGTTTAGTGAGCAAGCTAAAGCCATGTTGTAGCTGgcttctaacacacacacacacacacacacacacacacacacacacacacacacaaaatatgattTTAGTTCCTCATCATAAAACAACGTTGTAACTAAACAGTGACAGACTTTAACCTCGGCTGTTTGATATGTTAACTAAACTTCCTGGTCATATTGTGATAAAGATTAATCAATTGCAGTCTCACTGTTTCATTTAATGTTAGGCTATATTCACAATGAATTCTTATTAAACAATGGCTTTAATGAAAgctagattttttttcagtaatgTAAATTCCTCCATTTCACTTCTCATTACAGAGGATAATTCAAACAATCACCTGGTTCAAATTCATGGTTGAAACACAAGGGGCATGGATGAGCACTCTTATAGAAGTGgttttcatttcaaaactgGTCTTTCTAtcttaaaaaactaaaaagttacatcattttttatttatcttttccTGAAACTCCATTGGTAACTGCAGGGACAACCAACCTCATGATGGGACTAGTTGTCACAATGTGTCAGAGTGTCTTTGATGGTTAATTACATCTTGTCACAGTAAGTCGTAAAAGTGACAGGGATACCCATTTCAAGCAAAGGCCTTAAGCTTTCATTTAATAAGCGAATGACTACTGAAAGATGTTTTGGTGATGAGCAATTCACACGAGTATAAagtgtgacaaccaaccccagtctcccctacatGCGTACTAACTTCTCACTAGTCATTTTACTACACACGATTTCTCCTTCCCTCacaatttttcacattttgaatAAAAGTTGTGATCCAAGTTAAAGTTAAAAGGCTGTAAAcgacaaatatttatttataaatataaacatatttgTATGTAGGCTACCGTTGTGGAGTGACATCAGCTTTTCTGCTCCACTCTTCTCCTCTAAATATATCATGGGAAATATTACAATATCATATCACAACAGTGATCAGAAATGATGATTCGTACAGTCATAAAATAATAAGCTCCTACAGATCGTAACACCGCTTCATGCTGCGACAGTTTCTCTGAAGGATCGCAGTCTGATCAAACTACCGCTCACCTGACCTCAGCTGTGCAGCTGCTCCTTCCAACTCACACACTCCTGTTTACACACGCAGAGACAcgtccacacatacacacaaagagcTGACACGGAGTTCAATGTCTCTGGGCTCTAactgtacagtatattaaaACGGGAAATATTTACGAGACAAGGTGGACCTTGGCGGACCCCCAACTCCTTCTTCTTTTCGGTTTACTGGTGGTTTGCATCTACAATGTTGCACTACCGCCAACTACTGGATTTAAACTAAAATCTCACGACCCTTTCCACCCATTTCATACTCTACTAGAAATTATGTTTGCCAGGTTTGAGAGAGCCTAAAGGCGTATCTCCAGAAACTACAACTCTCAGATGTCTCCTTGCTGCATTTATAATCATGTCAGTGTTATAATTTTTTGCTCTTCCAGCAGTACGATACTACAGATATCAGGGTGTATGTAAACACATCTGGTGACTCCTCTGGTAAATTGATCAGTTATCAACAATCTGAAGTAATTTTGACATGAAATTGGTCTGAAATTGTTGAGGttttgcagatcaatgtaaggATTTTTAAGACAAGGTTTAATAGCAGCAGGTTTAAAATCTGAGGGTACAGAGCACATACTGTAGAAAGTGACTtaataataatttcaataaTCTGACTACTCTATCCAGGAAATAGCTCCTTGAAAAGATTTTAGCAGGAATACTCAACTTGTtttgcctgggggccacttttgcaataTGACAAGAAGCCAGGGGCCAGTTAgtaacaaacattaataatatttgtgaGTATATAATAAATGAGCTGCCTGTCTTAAACCTTTCAACATTTGATGTCCTTATTCATTTTGCGAAGAGGCAAATCCACTGGCATTGGCCCCAGACAGGTCAGGTGTACGCAGGGGCATGTCAAGGATTTAAGGACACTCAAAGCATTCGAAGGCCCTCCTTCGTGGGGTCTGAGGGacccccccccttctctctctctttttaaaaaaaaataaaataagcattttttttctgcactctAGCACCTTATcttcattcaaaaaaaaaaaaatccctagaCTGGTCAGCGGGCCACCCTGGCACCCTAATGTGGGCAAGGTTTGGTTGAGTATCACTGGATCAGACAATATAGGATCTAATACACAGGTTGTAGATTTGGAAGCAGTTACCACACTGGTATAGTCCTAAAGGGAAATTATTTCAAACTGTGGAAGGGTCCCGTCGGTCCAAACCTTAGTGTCCACATAGCTCAAAGTATTGGAAAGTTCATAGCCGTCATTCTGAGAGGAGTGTTAACCAGTAATTTTATCTCTAACTGAGTCAATCCTACTTGAAAAAAATTCAGAAAATCACCAGCATTGAATGAAGAGCTATTGGCAGGGGTATTCTGTATCTGATTAACAACAGCATCAAACAGAAACtggattatttttattgatgttaaTCAGGTAAGAAAAACATGTTGTCATAGCAGCTGAGAATACACATTTATACTACTTAAAACACTTGACCCAGGCAAGGCGAACAGTCTCCTTTTCATACACCACCAACATTCAAGCCTTTCTCAAACCCATTTGAGTGCACAAGTGCCCTCTGACAACCATGGCGCTGATTTCATCCAAGTGCATTCTCTGGTTGTAAGAGGAGCGACAGAGTCAAGGTTCATAGCAAGGCACCGTTCAGATTCAGTTTATATTAATTAGTTCTGGGAGGTCCTTTTTATCTTAAAAGTcttcccccccccctcccttctcTGAATGTAAAACTCAGAGACATGAAGCATTTTCCATCACATCTGTGATGAGATATTTTTAATGTCAAGATTCATCCTCTCAGATTAGTTTCCATAAAATCCAGGACCTTTTTCCAGGCATCTTCCTGGGCAGCAGCGTGGGGTGCAGGGTGACCTCCCCACAGAGTGAACACTGCAGATGATACAAAGCAGGACAGATTTACTATCACTATTATTTTCTATAATAGTTAAATACTTTCTATTACACTTGCTGGTCtgacattaacgatgcaatcaAAAGAGTTATTAAATGGGATCTGGCtgaacaaaaaaatgcagctctgAGACAGGGCTCACTTTTTTTGGGTTTGACACTCCACAGGGACGCTCTTGAGTGTGGTGTGTAAGGTGGTTCAATCAGGTGACCAGCACCGGGGTATGACACACGGGTGAACAGATGGGATTTTCCTGCAGCCTTCAGGGTCTCCTCGATCTGATGATCAATAAAACAGAGCTATAACAACAACCAAACACTTTACAGTGAGCCAGTGGTGCCATGGCCACCCTGAAACAATTCCTATAACGGCTCCCCTCTGGcaaaaataattacttaaaGACATTGCTGTCTCTAAGAGGCTGTTGCATCCTCATTTTAAGATAGCTAGTTAGATTAAATAGATAGTGGTATGTTGTGAAACTaaacaacctaaggcatccttTGGTATGGGGGCTACTCATTGTTGGTGAGGGAAAAACTGGCATGACCATTTTTCAAAgaggtcccttgaactctcacctcaagatatctgaatgaaaatgggttttaTGGTACCCACAAGTCTCTTTGAGAGGGCTTGTTGCAAGTCAACGATGTGTTCCTCGCAATAAATGTACTCATTCatattaaagctgtatatttgtctttttaagagAGAGGACAATGATTTGAAGATCAATGAATCGCCTAACACATGCAGATACAACCCCatttccaaaaaagttggggcGCTGTGTAAAACCTAAATATaaaccgaatgcaatgatttgcaaatcctttttgactTATATTCAAtcgaatacagtacaaagacaagatatttaatgttcaatgtgattaaactgattgctttttgtaaatatacactcattctgaatttgatgcctgcaacacgttctaaaaaagttgggacaggagcatgtttacTCCTGTATTATATCACCTTGGtaactgaggacactaattgtcgatgttttgaaagtgaaattctttcccGTTCTTGCTTGATATAGGACTGACATTAACGAAGCCCTCGCAGATGtgcaagttacccatgatgccatggacACTAACACACCCACATACCATCAGAGATGTTGGCTTTAAACTTTGAGCTGGGAACAGTCTGGAcggtccttttcctctttagacCAGAGGACACGACATCCATGATTTTCAGAAACAATTTGaaagatttgcaaatcattgcattctgtttttattcacgtTTTATACAGCGtcccagctttttttttaattgggggtgtacataacacattaaaacaggattgttgtggaactcaaaatgttaactgtactggTGTTAGTCTATGTACATCAActgtaaaatgataaaattaagcatgtcagtatgtgattccttaactctcataTCAACAGTTTTCAGCTCGCCTATAATAAAATAGCTTAATAGCATCCTTGAACTTCAGTAATGGTTTTTCAATTCTGTGTCATCCCAAGAgattcagtggccccatctggccacccctagaAAAAAATTCTAGCTGCGCCACTGCGGTGAGCTCATATACACATGCATACTAGAGCAGTACAGCGAGTCTCACAGCTAACaactttaaaaatctttttcatTTACAACTAAAGTTATTGTGTCTTTGACTGCTCTAATGTTTGACATAACAAAGACCACATATAACTAAATACTATGAACAACATGGTTTGCACTGAACATTTGTCCAGGAATACTTTATAAATGCTTTCCAACAACAATAATTTGTaatagtgggaaaaaaaagtttaaaaaaagacagtctACCACGTCTGCGTTCTCTATGATTGAAGCGTTCTGGTCATCTTCACCCACTATGTACATCAATGGACAGGCGAGGTGCTCTaactgcaaaagaaaaaagaaagaaagaaagaaaacacaagatGTCATTCTGGAGCAAAGTTTTGTTCATCCATATAAAATATCAATATGCATATTGACTGTTAAGTCCTCACCTTCACTTTGCCCTTAGGATTAAGGTTTGCAGGCAAGGTGATGTCTTTGAAACTCACATAGCCTTCATCATCATACGTCCTATATTTCTTGTTACTATAAGGACAGAGAAAAATGCATCACGTATTATTTTTTTGATCTGTCTTTGGTGAAAATTTTGAAAACATTCTGTATGATTAACATGTTCTGCTTCTGAGCTTCATAAAGTCTGTGTTGAATACCAAAAAAGCTATTTTACTAGCTCTCCATCATTTAGACaattaaattaacaataaactgTTCAGTTTACAAGACTAAAACTACAACCATCTATGATACGGGACTGTAACACATATgccactttcaaaataaatcttaaGAAGTGGCTAAAAAGTACACAAATTTGTAACCACAGTTAATGAGTTGATGTACAACatatgtctttttcttttctctcctttttcttttattttattctatggttctttctctcctctctcctttttcttttattttattctatggttctttctctccttcttttttgtgtttagtTACCACGCACTTTACAATATAACTGACTCCTACAACCAATTAATCACAACTACAACAAGAACTATGAACTGGACCTTGCATTGCTGCAGTTTTACACTCCATCTACACACCCCCAAACAGTCCCTGCTCCTCTGgctgctgtttattatttatttaactatttatttattttttctttttctctttctctttctttttcttatttatttattattatttatctatctctctttcttttttttctttttttttttctggtctcAGGCTCAAATGTTTACCATGTACTTTGCAAAGTAACTAACAGCTCTTGGAAAATAGCTCTACAGCACTTTAATTTCTAATGTTTTACATTACTCCAGCACTTTAACCCCCAGTGTCTCTACATCTATTACTGTCGTCTATCACAACTGATCACAACCACAACAAGATCTATGTACTGGACTCTGCATTGCTACAGGCTAACACACTATTCACACACCCCATACAGCCCCCTCTCCCCCGTCTGCTCGTTACCTGGTTGCACCCAGAAACACGGCGTAAAGCATATACATACTTAAGGCACTGGAGGCAATATGATGTGTGCAATACTTCTGTTATGTGTCGCTGGCCGACTCTATACTGCAACGATAAGactgttatgtgttttaatgtatctAATACTGTAATTGTATATTTTATGTGTACTGTATTGATTTTATACTACCTTTTAGGAACTATGCTGGTAAACATCTGGCAGGGGGACTACCAATGTAAATCAGCCCCTGGCTGCAATTGGGTAcatctgcattttcttttttcttttctttaaaaggaATGTTTATTGATGTacactgtcccttcttaaacAAATAAACGTTATTGTATTGTAACTGTAGTCAATAGACTTCACACTTGATActagatcagatcagatcagacgGATCCTTGCAATAACCCCACAGTGATGTCATAACAGTAATATCCTACAAGCTGCATCTCTAATTACTATTTACCTATCAACGTCTACAGTCCTGCCATCTGGATCTGAGAGCTTGACGGTGCTTCCTACTGGGCCGTTGATACAAATCAAACAGGATGGCTGGAGGGGAGAACAATAGTTGTTTAAAGTCAAAGTAAACTCACCAAAATCTCTATTCCTCAGCCTATACTATATATCCATAGTGTTTTTATAGCTGTTCATTCTAGGTGTGATATTTCATGTACATGAAGCttagtatgtatgtatgtattgtaTGCTATGTAACTGTCAATTCAGAAAaagatgacagagagagacctTTCTGACGTACTTTGACACCAATCTGAGTGGCCATTCGAAGAGTCACGTAGACTCCATAGGAGGAACCGATGATCCCAATTCTGTCGGCACAGACCTGATGATGATCTTGAAGTAGGTGGAATGCTGACTgtgcaaacaaaacaatttttttttttttttttgaggtgaTGACAAAGTCATTAAAGTAAATGTGAGTTTTATTTAAGTGAGACGTACACATGTTGCAGAGAGAACATAGCATATAATAGGTTAAAGCCTCTCATCTTACTTTGAAATATGATTCACCAACATTGATTCTGCTTTGTGGGCCAGGCAAATCTTTGTGATTGAAGTAGGCAAGGGACAAGCTAGCATAGCCCCTGAATGCAAAAAGGGCGGAGCGGTACTCCTCCAGTCCTCCTCCTATTCCCCACAAGTCCAGCATGGCTGGAAATGGGCCAGGGCCTGCAGGAAATCAGTACAGTAGGTGCTGTTCAGAGGACACAGTTTGTCCAGGGCAGTCTTAAAATGTGTGAGTGAATGCTTCAAATCTCGTGCTCACCGGGAGGTAAAAACAACGTCCCGACAACTCCATCCTGGCGAATCTCTTTTCTCTGTACACCAGGTGCCATGTACCAGCGCTCAGTAGTTACAGCAGCCAGCTCGGTGCTCTGTCTCTCACTGGGTGAAACGTGGCCCTTCATTAAGGACATGAGCACTACGTATGGAGTCTCtacatttttctttctcagcCTGTCAGAAAGAg
This window encodes:
- the LOC126385474 gene encoding acyl-coenzyme A thioesterase 1-like — translated: MIPCIGVHRSLACLHRAVGGVRWKSSFRPAPLLTAAPARALIDEPISIKGRFLPPHSPVTVCAQMHSDDGDLWEAFAHYNTNSDGTVNLTRDHSVGGSYLGCEPMGLFWGLQPAPGSREGLRLRKKNVETPYVVLMSLMKGHVSPSERQSTELAAVTTERWYMAPGVQRKEIRQDGVVGTLFLPPGPGPFPAMLDLWGIGGGLEEYRSALFAFRGYASLSLAYFNHKDLPGPQSRINVGESYFKSAFHLLQDHHQVCADRIGIIGSSYGVYVTLRMATQIGVKPSCLICINGPVGSTVKLSDPDGRTVDVDSNKKYRTYDDEGYVSFKDITLPANLNPKGKVKLEHLACPLMYIVGEDDQNASIIENADVIEETLKAAGKSHLFTRVSYPGAGHLIEPPYTPHSRASLWSVKPKKMFTLWGGHPAPHAAAQEDAWKKVLDFMETNLRG